In one window of Chitinophagales bacterium DNA:
- a CDS encoding alkaline phosphatase family protein, protein MYKSMFSMLCGLVWLTATAQPKTKPAKASTLDRPKLVVGIVIDQMRWDFLYRYYDQYKPNGGFKRMLGEGFTCENNMIPYAPTITACGHTCAYTGSVPNVHGITGNAWWDSKKMRSVYCSEDNEVETVGSNTAAGKMSPKNMLVTSICDELRLATNFKSKVIGVAIKDRGAILPAGHSANAAYWYDNKTGNWISSTWYMQQLPKWVQDFNSRKITDSLYKLGWSTLYPMDQYTQSTADEQAYEGKPFGSNAKGFPYDLSGFVGKNYNSISTTPHGNTLTMLMASAALESEELGKDAITDFLAVSFSSPDYVGHSFGPNSIEVQDTYLRLDQTLGDFFNKLDQQVGKGNYTVFLTADHGVAHVPGFMKANKLPAEPFDDVALMKQLNASLKEKFGADSLVVSMYNYQVHINHKKTAANKLDEEAVREQIIQQLRQHDQISHAFSLMEMDEYPLTATIRERIKNGYYPMRSGDVQFILKPGYIDGGNTGTTHGLWNPYDSHIPLVWYGWGIKQGKLNRETYMTDIAPTLAALLRIQMPNGAVGHVIPEVMK, encoded by the coding sequence ATGTATAAATCAATGTTTTCGATGCTCTGCGGGCTTGTTTGGCTAACCGCAACAGCACAACCCAAAACCAAGCCGGCCAAAGCAAGTACGTTAGACAGACCCAAACTCGTGGTGGGTATTGTGATCGACCAGATGCGCTGGGATTTTCTCTACCGTTATTATGATCAGTACAAACCCAATGGCGGGTTTAAGCGCATGCTGGGTGAAGGCTTCACCTGTGAAAATAACATGATCCCTTACGCCCCAACCATCACTGCTTGCGGACATACCTGTGCTTACACAGGCAGTGTACCCAATGTGCATGGCATTACAGGCAATGCCTGGTGGGATAGTAAAAAAATGCGCAGTGTGTATTGCAGCGAAGACAATGAAGTGGAAACCGTAGGCAGTAACACCGCAGCGGGTAAGATGAGCCCCAAGAATATGCTGGTTACCAGTATTTGTGATGAGCTGCGCTTGGCAACCAATTTCAAAAGCAAGGTGATTGGAGTTGCCATCAAAGACCGCGGTGCCATTCTGCCTGCAGGTCATAGCGCGAATGCAGCTTATTGGTACGACAATAAAACCGGTAACTGGATCAGCTCTACCTGGTACATGCAGCAATTACCAAAATGGGTACAGGATTTTAATAGCAGAAAAATCACGGATAGCTTATACAAACTCGGCTGGTCTACTTTGTATCCAATGGATCAATATACACAAAGCACCGCCGATGAACAAGCGTACGAAGGCAAACCCTTTGGCAGCAATGCAAAAGGATTTCCGTACGACCTGAGCGGCTTTGTTGGCAAAAATTATAACAGCATTTCTACTACGCCACATGGCAATACTTTAACCATGCTTATGGCCAGTGCGGCTTTAGAATCTGAGGAATTGGGTAAGGATGCTATTACAGATTTTTTGGCAGTAAGTTTTTCTTCTCCAGATTATGTGGGTCATTCATTTGGCCCTAACTCAATTGAGGTGCAAGACACCTATCTCCGCTTAGATCAGACACTCGGCGATTTCTTCAATAAACTGGATCAACAAGTGGGTAAAGGCAATTACACTGTTTTCCTTACTGCAGATCATGGTGTGGCGCATGTGCCCGGCTTTATGAAAGCCAATAAACTTCCTGCAGAGCCTTTTGATGATGTGGCTTTGATGAAGCAACTGAATGCATCACTGAAAGAGAAATTTGGCGCAGATAGTCTTGTTGTAAGCATGTACAATTACCAGGTGCACATCAACCATAAAAAAACTGCTGCCAATAAGCTTGACGAAGAAGCTGTTCGGGAACAGATCATTCAACAACTGCGTCAGCACGATCAAATCTCGCATGCATTTTCATTAATGGAAATGGATGAATATCCGCTTACCGCAACCATCAGAGAAAGAATTAAGAATGGCTATTACCCAATGCGTTCTGGTGATGTACAGTTTATCTTGAAACCCGGCTATATTGATGGAGGCAATACAGGTACCACACATGGTCTGTGGAATCCTTATGACAGCCATATTCCATTGGTTTGGTATGGTTGGGGTATCAAGCAAGGCAAGCTGAACAGAGAAACTTATATGACAGATATTGCACCTACCCTTGCAGCTTTATTGCGCATACAAATGCCGAACGGCGCAGTGGGCCATGTGATACCTGAGGTGATGAAATAA
- a CDS encoding response regulator, which yields MNASLKDARILIIDDQQANVEVLENLLMVKGYLHVKSVTDARKAIPAIKEIQPELILLDLMMPHLSGFEVMAKMKEEGLMSRFMPIMVLTADVSMEAKQRALAGGASDFTTKPFNLVEVDLRIKNLLFNVYLLSQLKDQNQVLEDKVAERTRDLEQAKTAAEESEERYRSLFNANQDCITLFSIDNNEPSKLISCNDAAPRLLGYTRAEMLTLTIFDIDVSCTPDVIGGHIDQLKATGQLNFETQYRCKDGSLKEMDVKASFVHLQGQNIVMKIARDISALKAQQKAIQLQNEKLKEIAWAQSHLVRAPLTKIMGAIDLLSSNPDQDKEGRQVLIQALEQSSAELDNIIQDITEKSYAEGIRISKKAD from the coding sequence ATGAATGCCAGTCTGAAAGACGCCAGAATATTGATTATTGATGACCAGCAGGCCAACGTGGAAGTATTGGAAAACCTACTGATGGTAAAAGGCTACTTACACGTTAAATCTGTAACGGATGCCCGTAAAGCCATACCTGCCATTAAAGAGATACAACCTGAGTTGATCTTATTGGACCTGATGATGCCCCATTTATCAGGATTTGAAGTGATGGCTAAAATGAAAGAAGAAGGGCTTATGAGTCGCTTTATGCCCATCATGGTACTTACTGCTGATGTGAGTATGGAAGCCAAACAAAGGGCGTTAGCGGGTGGTGCAAGCGATTTTACCACCAAACCCTTTAATCTGGTTGAGGTAGACTTGAGAATCAAGAATCTGCTTTTCAATGTGTATTTGCTCTCACAGCTAAAAGATCAGAATCAGGTACTGGAAGATAAAGTAGCTGAACGTACCCGTGATCTGGAACAAGCAAAAACCGCAGCAGAAGAAAGCGAAGAACGCTACAGAAGCTTGTTTAATGCCAACCAGGATTGTATTACCCTCTTCTCTATCGACAATAATGAACCATCAAAATTGATCAGCTGTAACGACGCTGCACCTAGATTGCTGGGATACACAAGAGCAGAGATGCTAACCCTTACCATTTTTGACATTGACGTTTCCTGTACACCGGATGTAATTGGTGGACATATTGATCAACTGAAAGCAACCGGTCAGCTCAATTTTGAAACACAATACCGATGTAAAGATGGAAGCCTGAAAGAAATGGATGTGAAAGCTTCTTTTGTACACCTGCAGGGCCAAAACATAGTCATGAAAATTGCCCGCGATATTTCCGCGCTGAAAGCGCAACAAAAAGCCATTCAATTGCAGAATGAGAAGCTCAAGGAAATAGCATGGGCACAATCACATCTCGTAAGAGCACCATTGACTAAAATCATGGGTGCAATTGACTTGTTAAGCAGTAATCCGGATCAGGATAAAGAAGGCAGACAAGTATTAATCCAAGCATTGGAGCAGTCCTCTGCTGAATTAGACAATATCATTCAAGATATCACAGAAAAAAGCTATGCTGAAGGCATTCGCATCAGCAAAAAAGCGGATTAA
- a CDS encoding acyl-CoA desaturase — MSVSFSVPKFPSVKHSLHTELKQRVAKYFEENKIAPTGNWQLFLKAIIMIAAFIAIYIHVVFFTPVWYWAILECFTLGGLIAGVGFNVMHDGSHGSFSKYKWVNKIAAHSVNIMGAAHFMWNVKHNMIHHSFTNIDGVDDDIETGIFMRLAPTQKKLKLHRIQHWYFWMLYAMLYLFWVFFTDYKKYFSQKIGPIPLKKMAWYDHAGFWLTKAAHAVIFVVIPIWACGWLAWLTGFLVTTLLAGFVLSIVFQLAHTVEDAHFPLADEANKMEDEFAIHQIKTTANFATRNKLVSWLVGGLNFQIEHHLFPKISHVHYPAISQIVRDVCREYQLQYIEYPTMRRAVVAHVRFLRDMGRN; from the coding sequence ATGTCAGTGTCTTTTTCTGTTCCTAAGTTCCCCTCAGTTAAACATTCGCTCCACACAGAATTAAAGCAAAGAGTTGCGAAATATTTTGAAGAAAATAAAATTGCACCAACAGGTAATTGGCAATTGTTTTTGAAGGCCATTATCATGATTGCTGCTTTTATTGCGATCTATATTCATGTCGTATTTTTTACGCCAGTGTGGTATTGGGCTATTTTAGAGTGCTTCACACTTGGTGGTTTAATTGCCGGTGTGGGCTTTAATGTAATGCACGATGGCAGTCATGGCAGTTTCAGCAAATACAAATGGGTGAATAAAATTGCTGCACACTCTGTGAACATCATGGGTGCTGCGCATTTTATGTGGAATGTTAAGCATAACATGATCCACCACAGCTTTACCAATATTGATGGGGTAGATGATGATATTGAAACAGGCATTTTCATGCGTTTGGCACCTACCCAGAAAAAATTAAAACTACATCGTATTCAGCATTGGTATTTCTGGATGTTATATGCAATGCTGTATTTGTTCTGGGTATTTTTTACCGACTACAAAAAGTATTTCAGTCAGAAAATCGGTCCCATTCCGTTGAAGAAAATGGCTTGGTACGACCATGCTGGTTTCTGGTTAACGAAAGCGGCACATGCAGTCATTTTTGTGGTAATCCCTATTTGGGCTTGTGGTTGGTTAGCTTGGTTAACCGGTTTTTTGGTAACCACATTATTGGCCGGATTTGTATTGAGTATTGTTTTCCAGTTAGCACATACTGTGGAAGATGCACATTTCCCCTTAGCAGATGAAGCCAATAAAATGGAAGACGAATTTGCAATTCACCAAATTAAGACAACAGCCAATTTTGCTACCAGAAACAAATTGGTGAGCTGGTTGGTAGGTGGATTGAATTTCCAGATTGAGCACCATCTATTTCCTAAGATCTCACACGTGCATTATCCTGCCATTAGCCAAATTGTAAGAGATGTTTGCCGCGAATACCAGTTGCAATACATTGAATATCCAACCATGCGTAGGGCAGTGGTAGCACACGTTCGTTTTCTCAGAGATATGGGAAGAAATTAA
- a CDS encoding aminotransferase class I/II-fold pyridoxal phosphate-dependent enzyme has translation MADIFEKLVKNYGPIGQHRERAHGYFAFPKLEGDISSRMHFRGKEMIVWSLNNYLGLANHPEIRKVDAEASAQYGLAYPMGARMMSGNSNHHERLEAELAAFEQKEDAILMNFGYQGIMSAIDAICGRHDVIVYDAESHACIIDGLRLHPGHRYVFKHNDVEDCRKQLERATALIEKQKTGGILVITEGVFGMAGDQGKLKEICELKNAFDFRLLVDDAHGFGTLGATGAGAGEEQGCQEDIDLYFSTFAKSMASIGAFLAGPRIIIDYIRYNIRSQIFAKSLPMPIVIGNLKRLEMLRNMPELRAKLWSNARKLQNGLKERGFDIGKTDSPVTPVYMKGGVEEATAMVMDLRENYGVFASIVVYPVIPKGHIIYRLIPSAAHTDEDIEITLKAFSETKEKLDAGAYRVDAIPDMADAR, from the coding sequence ATGGCAGATATTTTTGAGAAGCTGGTGAAGAATTATGGTCCAATCGGACAGCACCGTGAGCGTGCACATGGCTATTTCGCTTTTCCTAAGCTGGAAGGTGATATCAGCAGCCGCATGCATTTCCGTGGAAAGGAAATGATTGTATGGAGTCTCAATAACTATCTGGGACTGGCCAACCATCCTGAAATCAGAAAAGTGGATGCAGAAGCCAGCGCACAATATGGTTTAGCTTATCCAATGGGTGCGCGTATGATGAGTGGTAATTCTAATCACCACGAACGTCTGGAAGCAGAACTGGCAGCATTCGAGCAGAAAGAAGACGCCATCCTGATGAACTTCGGTTACCAGGGTATCATGAGTGCGATTGATGCAATTTGCGGTCGCCATGATGTGATTGTGTACGATGCTGAAAGCCACGCATGTATTATTGATGGATTGCGTTTACATCCGGGACACCGTTATGTGTTTAAGCACAATGATGTGGAAGATTGCCGCAAGCAATTAGAGCGCGCAACTGCTTTGATTGAAAAGCAAAAGACCGGCGGTATTCTGGTGATCACGGAAGGGGTGTTTGGCATGGCTGGTGATCAGGGTAAGTTGAAAGAAATCTGCGAACTGAAAAATGCATTTGATTTCCGTTTGTTGGTAGATGATGCACACGGTTTTGGTACTTTGGGTGCTACAGGTGCAGGTGCCGGTGAAGAGCAGGGTTGTCAGGAAGACATCGATTTGTACTTCAGCACATTTGCAAAATCAATGGCTTCTATTGGTGCGTTCCTAGCTGGTCCAAGAATCATCATTGATTATATCCGTTACAATATTCGCTCACAGATTTTTGCGAAGAGCTTACCAATGCCAATCGTGATTGGTAACCTCAAGCGTTTGGAAATGTTGCGCAACATGCCTGAGCTGAGAGCCAAGCTTTGGAGCAATGCAAGAAAATTGCAAAACGGTTTGAAAGAGCGTGGGTTTGATATCGGTAAAACAGATAGTCCTGTTACACCAGTTTACATGAAGGGTGGAGTAGAAGAAGCGACTGCCATGGTGATGGATCTGCGTGAGAACTATGGGGTGTTTGCATCTATCGTAGTGTATCCTGTAATTCCAAAAGGACATATCATTTATCGCCTGATTCCATCAGCGGCACATACAGATGAGGATATTGAAATCACACTGAAAGCATTTAGCGAAACCAAGGAGAAATTGGATGCTGGTGCATACCGTGTAGATGCCATTCCTGATATGGCTGATGCACGTTAA